From Candidatus Binatia bacterium:
GATCTCGCGCGCGCCGGTCCAGAAGATGACCGAAGACGAGTGGGACCGGGTGCTCCGGATCAATTTAAAGGGCACCTTTCTCTGCTCCCAGGCGGTCTCGCGCCACATGACGGAAAGAAAAAGCGGACGGATCATCTGTCTCGCCTCCGGACGCGGAGTCGCGGGCCAGCCGCGCGCCGCCCATTACGCCGCGTCGAAGGCCGGCGTCATCGCGTTCGTAAAATCTTTCGCCGTGGAGCTTGCGACTCACAACGTTCTCATCAACGCCGTCGCGCCGGGCGCGACGGACACGGCGATGGCGCGCTCGGGCTCGACGGAAGAAGAATGGCGGAAGCGCGCGGCGGTTCCGGCGCTGATGGGCGGCCTCACGACGAAAGAAGAGATCGTCGGCTTGGTCCGCTATCTACTGTCAGAGCCGGCCAAATACATCACCGGCCAGACGTTCTTTCTAAGAACGCCGAGATAAATCGGGGGTCAGGGATCGGGGTTCGGTTAGCCCTCAAATCGCGCGGGGGAAAACTCCAGGCCTTTTTGTTCGTTAGGGTTGAGAATCAGCTTCGCCGCCAGCGCCCCCACCGCCGAGCTGGTTGTGACGCCGTGACCGCCGAGGCCGGCGACCCAGAAGAATCCTTTCACCTTGGGGTCCCATCCGATCACAAAGCGGCCGTCGGCGGAGAGAGTCCGTAACCCCGCCCAGCGGTGCTTGAGCGCCACGTCGGAGAGCGCCGGCAGATGGCGTTGGATTTTTTCGAAGAGCAATTCGACCGCCGACTCGTCCGTCGGCGCGTCGCACGGGGCCATCTCTTCTTGATCGCACGGGCAGAGCAGCAGTCCGCCCGCTTCGGGACGAAAATAAAATTCGTGCGTGACGTCCCAAACGAACGGCCACTTTCGGTTCACCCAGGAGATCGGCGCGCTGACGAAGAGATGGCGGCGGCACGGGTGGAGCGGCGCCGCGACGGCGCCGGCCAACTTTGCAACCGCCGTCGCCCATGGACCGGCGGCGTTGATGAGCGTGTCCGTCATGATCGTTTCGTCGGCCGTCACCACGGCAGTCACCCGTCCTTCGCGAGTCACGATCTTCTCGACGGCGGTGCGGTAGCGGACTCGCGCGCCCAAGGATTGCGCGGCTTTGATATATCCTGTGAGGAGCGCGTGGATGTCCACGACTCCGTCCGTCGGGCACCAGACCGCTCCTTCGAAGTCGGCGCCTTGCAGCGCCGGGACAAAATCCAGCGCGCGCTCGCGCGTCCAGCACTCCGCCGTCATGCCAAGCTGTCGCGCGATCGCCGCATCCTGGACGAGCTTCCGCCAGCCTTCGCCGCTGCCCAGAAGCAGCGAGCCGTTTTGCTCGAAGCCAACCGGCGCCGGCCAGTCCGGAGGGAGAGCGCGCAAGAACGCGGCGCCCTCGGCCGTAAGTTCCGTGAGCGCGCGGTCCGCTACCACCTGGCGAACCATCGCCGCGTTCCGCCCCGAAGAATGGACGCCGAGAATTTCCTCTTGCTCTAGAATGAGAATTTCCCGCGCGCCGCTTCGCGCCAAATGATAGGCCGTGGCGGCGCCGGCAAAACCGGCGCCGATGATGACGTACTGGGATGAAGTCACGGATCAGTCCGGCGGAAATATTTTCTTTCCCGTCCCCTCCTCTGCCAGGGCGATCGCTTTCGTCGGACAGATTTTGGCCGCCAAAAGAATCTTCTCGTCGGCGTCTCCCTTGGGATCCGCGACCGTGGCGATAAATTTCTCGTCCAGCTTGAACACCTTCGGCGTCGCCTCGACGCACTTGCCGTAGCCCTCGCACTTTGTCCGA
This genomic window contains:
- a CDS encoding SDR family NAD(P)-dependent oxidoreductase, translated to MSLVAVVTGGAGGIGAPICRALAQDGMKIVVADFAEPAGESIAGEIVKAGGAAIFQKVDVGDKASVSQMVDETLAGFSQIDVLINGAGVISRAPVQKMTEDEWDRVLRINLKGTFLCSQAVSRHMTERKSGRIICLASGRGVAGQPRAAHYAASKAGVIAFVKSFAVELATHNVLINAVAPGATDTAMARSGSTEEEWRKRAAVPALMGGLTTKEEIVGLVRYLLSEPAKYITGQTFFLRTPR
- a CDS encoding FAD-dependent oxidoreductase; the protein is MTSSQYVIIGAGFAGAATAYHLARSGAREILILEQEEILGVHSSGRNAAMVRQVVADRALTELTAEGAAFLRALPPDWPAPVGFEQNGSLLLGSGEGWRKLVQDAAIARQLGMTAECWTRERALDFVPALQGADFEGAVWCPTDGVVDIHALLTGYIKAAQSLGARVRYRTAVEKIVTREGRVTAVVTADETIMTDTLINAAGPWATAVAKLAGAVAAPLHPCRRHLFVSAPISWVNRKWPFVWDVTHEFYFRPEAGGLLLCPCDQEEMAPCDAPTDESAVELLFEKIQRHLPALSDVALKHRWAGLRTLSADGRFVIGWDPKVKGFFWVAGLGGHGVTTSSAVGALAAKLILNPNEQKGLEFSPARFEG
- a CDS encoding ferredoxin, producing the protein MKITVDRTKCEGYGKCVEATPKVFKLDEKFIATVADPKGDADEKILLAAKICPTKAIALAEEGTGKKIFPPD